The Daucus carota subsp. sativus chromosome 2, DH1 v3.0, whole genome shotgun sequence genome includes a window with the following:
- the LOC108208883 gene encoding uncharacterized protein LOC108208883 isoform X1 — protein MGEIEEWAQPSGMFPNGMLPDAGPLINVLQSDRWLKAEERTAELISRIQPNRPSEERRNAVVDYVQRLITKCFPCQVFTFGSVPLKTYLPDGDIDLTAFSNNQNLKETWATQVRDMLENEEKDENAEFSVTEVQYIQAEVKIIKCLVENIVVDISFNQVGGLCTLCFLEEVDHLINQNHLFKRSIILIKAWCYYESRILGAHHGLISTYALETLVLYIFHVFNNSFAGPLEVLYRFLEFFSNFDWDNFCVSLWGPVSIGSLPDVTAETPRKDGGELLLSKLFLEACSSVYAVFPGGQENQGQPFSSKHFNVIDPLRVNNNLGRSVSKGNFYRIRSAFAHGAKKLARLLDCSNESILLELNQFFMNTWERYGSGNRPDAPEVNTLSLRSSTQGNVPISVNSKDVLSSKEVKSNSSIRDSKVERTSLHGVSFQRGNHSSDSMSGISNVSATSLNENQKRQENLNSKRISGQIIRQISSNQATGTDKDQRNLQSQRILSDIQGRFLFVRTRSSPELTDTYGDVCSQSRQAGEEDSVKSQGTATESSTNINSYHHKKENPEPYVVPSHSGQSVNDDPSSNRHATPHQSLDPDAGLNSAPNHQSESGLRNMTEELSPASRMQGMQQEQDIMNLMASSTINGFNGQVPMPLNVAAGHLPFQPVLASMGYAHRNFPGMVPANFPLIDQPFSNIQFPYGCIPPHLGHYFFGTGLNTKIDVSNDPVNENISSSELKRGDADYDYWQEQDTESTGGFDPDRGKVELLHTDDTPQSISPSVNLIPPFQSRDPRSSTRGQQMYSREKHGSKPDDHLDNFQFEQKENEVYSDERTTSSRFSSAAHSSSLRSKTSSESSWEEPSTKFSKSTREKGGNKIVAESSTVYGTGNIMSERASDQPDDDQDWNRQTNTRKEIAEISSGMNSVPSLHMVRHHIPDYESAQTSGSEAMIPMPPMIFASRQRTMDNSGTVPFAFYPAGPPVPFFTMIPYPVYSVPPDAGASANLTIKYGGEEGLENSDPAQKFDSPGDEHSQNPANVESLRKAANSETSLEHISDILNSDFASHWQNLQYGRFCQNPQSLGPPTYPSPVMVPPMYLQGRFPWDAPGRPLSGNVNGVSPLMNYGPRLVPVAPIQPVPGRPPNVYQQYGDDLPKYRSSGTGTYLPNPKVSARDRHTSGTRRGNYSYDRSENNGDREGNWNHNYKSRGTGRNHHRNQTERSNSRTYRPAVSESRPDRSWNSYRNDTYSSHQAQNGALHSNSSQAGLPNVTYGMYPVPSVNQNPLSSNGPNTPALVMMYPYDHNPNYSPTAEQLDLGSSSQVGFPVTNEKYLSEGSKEKEAFDEHRLHGRSAHHSSPDQPSSPHHYRVIG, from the exons ATGGGTGAAATTGAGGAATGGGCACAGCCAAGTGGCATGTTCCCGAATGGGATGTTGCCTGATGCAGGTCCATTGATTAATGTGCTTCAGTCTGATAGATGGTTAAAGGCGGAGGAGAGAACTGCAGAGCTTATTTCTCGCATCCAGCCTAATCGGCCATCTGAAGAACGGAGAAATGCTGTTGTGGATTATGTGCAACGACTAATAACAAAGTGTTTTCCATGCCAG GTTTTCACTTTTGGATCAGTACCCCTCAAGACCTACTTGCCTGATGGAGACATCGACTTAACTGCCTTTagtaataatcaaaatttgaaagaaacatgGGCTACCCAGGTCCGTGATATGCTCGAGAATGAAGAGAAGGATGAAAATGCTGAGTTTTCTGTGACGGAGGTTCAGTATATCCAGGCAGAA GTCAAGATTATTAAGTGCCTCGTGGAGAACATTGTGGTAGATATATCCTTTAACCAGGTTGGCGGATTATGCACCCTTTGCTTCCTGGAGGAG GTTGATCATTTGATAAATCAGAATCATCTATTCAAACGCAGTATTATACTAATTAAAGCATGGTGCTACTATGAGAGCCGAATACTTGGTGCTCATCATGGGCTTATATCAACATATGCCTTGGAAACCTTGGTTCTTTATATATTTCATGTTTTTAATAATTCCTTCGCCGGACCACTCGAG GTTCTTTATCGATTTCTGGAATTCTTTAGCAACTTCGACTGGGATAATTTTTGTGTCAGCTTATGGGGTCCTGTATCCATTGGTTCACTTCCAGATGTGACCG CCGAAACTCCCAGAAAAGATGGCGGTGAATTGCTACTGAGCAAATTATTTCTTGAAGCATGTAGCTCTGTCTATGCTGTTTTCCCTGGTGGCCAGGAAAACCAGGGACAGCCTTTTTCTTCAAAGCACTTTAATGTGATTGATCCTTTACGTGTAAACAACAATCTTGGGCGTAGTGTTAGTAAAG GTAATTTTTATAGGATACGCAGTGCATTTGCTCATGGGGCTAAAAAACTGGCAAGATTGCTCGACTGCTCTAATGAAAGCATACTTttagaactcaaccaatttttTATGAATACATGGGAGAGATATGGCAGCGGTAATAGGCCTGATGCACCAGAGGTCAATACTTTGAGTTTGAGGTCGTCAACCCAAGGTAATGTGCCTATATCTGTCAATTCCAAGGATGTTTTAAGCAGCAAAGAAGTGAAGAGTAATTCTTCTATTCGGGATTCCAAGGTTGAGAGAACTAGTCTGCATGGTGTTTCGTTTCAACGCGGTAATCATTCCTCAGATAGCATGTCTGGGATCAGTAATGTTTCTGCAACTTCTCTTAATGAAAATCAAAAGCGTCAAGAGAACTTGAATAGCAAAAGAATATCAGGTCAGATCATTCGGCAAATTAGTTCAAACCAGGCTACGGGTACTGATAAGGATCAAAGAAATTTGCAATCTCAACGTATTTTAAGTGATATTCAGGGGAGGTTTCTTTTTGTGAGAACACGCTCAAGTCCTGAGCTTACTGACACTTATGGTGATGTTTGTTCTCAAAGCAGGCAGGCAGGAGAAGAAGATAGTGTAAAGTCCCAGGGTACCGCTACTGAGTCAAGCACTAACATTAATAGTTATCATCATAAAAAGGAAAACCCTGAACCTTATGTTGTACCAAGCCATAGTGGCCAATCTGTAAATGATGACCCTTCATCTAATAGACATGCTACACCTCACCAGAGCCTTGATCCTGATGCTGGTTTAAACAGTGCTCCAAATCATCAGTCTGAATCAGGCTTAAGAAACATGACTGAAGAACTTTCTCCTGCATCCAGGATGCAAGGGATGCAACAAGAACAAGATATAATGAACTTGATGGCCTCTTCTACCATTAATGGTTTCAATGGCCAGGTTCCTATGCCACTGAATGTAGCTGCAGGTCACCTACCTTTTCAGCCTGTTCTAGCTTCAATGGGGTATGCTCACAGAAATTTTCCTGGAATGGTGCCTGCCAATTTTCCCTTAATAGATCAACCGTTTTCAAATATACAGTTTCCTTATGGCTGTATTCCTCCACATTTAGGCCACTACTTCTTTGGCACAGGATTAAACACGAAAATAGATGTTTCCAATGATCCAGTTAATGAGAATATTAGTTCTTCAGAATTGAAGCGAGGAGATGCTGATTATGATTACTGGCAGGAGCAGGACACAGAGTCCACCGGAGGCTTTGACCCAGATAGAGGAAAAGTTGAATTGCTTCATACTGATGATACACCACAGTCAATCTCGCCAAGTGTTAATCTAATTCCTCCATTTCAGTCAAGAGATCCCAGAAGTTCAACTAGAGGTCAACAGATGTATAGCAGGGAAAAACATGGGTCAAAGCCTGATGATCATCTAGATAATTTCCAGTTTGAGCAAAAAGAAAACGAGGTATATTCTGATGAGAGAACAACAAGTTCAAGGTTTTCTTCTGCTGCTCACAGTAGTTCTTTAAGAAGTAAAACTTCTTCCGAGAGTTCCTGGGAAGAGCCATCTACAAAGTTCTCAAAGTCAACAAGAGAGAAGGGGGGAAATAAAATTGTTGCTGAATCATCTACTGTGTATGGAACGGGTAACATCATGTCAGAGCGTGCATCTGATCAGCCTGACGACGACCAAGATTGGAATCGCCAGACGAACACAAGAAAAGAAATTGCTGAAATAAGTTCAGGAATGAATTCAGTTCCTTCTTTGCATATGGTGAGGCATCACATACCTGACTATGAATCCGCTCAAACAAGTGGTTCAGAAGCAATGATTCCTATGCCTCCCATGATATTTGCTTCTCGCCAAAGAACAATGGATAACTCTGGGACTGTTCCCTTTGCATTTTATCCGGCTGGGCCTCCAGTGCCATTTTTTACAATGATCCCTTACCCTGTGTATAGTGTTCCGCCTGATGCTGGAGCTTCTGCCAATTTAACGATTAAGTATGGCGGGGAGGAAGGTCTCGAGAATAGCGATCCTGCTCAAAAATTTGATTCACCAGGAGATGAACATTCTCAGAATCCAGCTAACGTAGAATCCTTAAGAAAGGCTGCTAATTCTGAGACATCTCTTGAACACATTTCTGACATTCTTAACAGTGACTTTGCCAGCCATTGGCAAAATTTGCAATATGGACggttttgccaaaacccccagtCCCTCGGTCCTCCAACTTATCCTTCACCTGTCATGGTGCCACCTATGTATCTACAGGGTCGTTTTCCATGGGACGCACCTGGACGACCCCTTTCAGGCAATGTGAATGGAGTCTCTCCACTTATGAATTATGGTCCTCGTCTTGTTCCTGTCGCTCCTATTCAGCCTGTTCCTGGGAGACCACCTAATGTATATCAACAGTACGGTGATGATCTGCCAAAATATCGTAGTAGTGGGACCGGAACTTATTTGCCAAATCCT AAGGTTTCTGCAAGGGACCGACATACTTCAGGCACCAGAAGGGGTAACTACAGCTATGACAGAAGTGAAAACAATGGAGACAGAGAAGGAAACTGGAATCATAATTACAAATCAAGAGGCACAGGCCGGAACCACCATCGCAACCAAACTGAGAGATCAAACTCAAGAACTTACAGACCAGCTGTCAGTGAGAGCCGACCTGATAGATCATGGAATTCTTACAGAAATGACACATATTCTTCGCACCAGGCGCAAAACGGTGCATTGCACTCTAACTCCTCTCAGGCTGGTCTTCCAAATGTGACATATGGGATGTATCCTGTACCATCTGTGAACCAAAACCCCTTGTCATCTAATGGGCCAAATACTCCAGCGCTTGTAATGATGTATCCATATGATCATAATCCTAACTATAGTCCAACCGCTGAACAGCTAGATTTGGGATCATCAAGTCAGGTGGGTTTCCCAGTTAcgaatgaaaaatatttgagTGAAGGAAGTAAGGAAAAGGAAGCATTTGACGAACATAGGTTACATGGGAGATCTGCACACCACTCATCCCCAGATCAACCTTCCTCCCCCCATCATTATAG AGTTATAGGTTGA
- the LOC108208883 gene encoding uncharacterized protein LOC108208883 isoform X4, protein MGEIEEWAQPSGMFPNGMLPDAGPLINVLQSDRWLKAEERTAELISRIQPNRPSEERRNAVVDYVQRLITKCFPCQVKIIKCLVENIVVDISFNQVGGLCTLCFLEEVDHLINQNHLFKRSIILIKAWCYYESRILGAHHGLISTYALETLVLYIFHVFNNSFAGPLEVLYRFLEFFSNFDWDNFCVSLWGPVSIGSLPDVTAETPRKDGGELLLSKLFLEACSSVYAVFPGGQENQGQPFSSKHFNVIDPLRVNNNLGRSVSKGNFYRIRSAFAHGAKKLARLLDCSNESILLELNQFFMNTWERYGSGNRPDAPEVNTLSLRSSTQGNVPISVNSKDVLSSKEVKSNSSIRDSKVERTSLHGVSFQRGNHSSDSMSGISNVSATSLNENQKRQENLNSKRISGQIIRQISSNQATGTDKDQRNLQSQRILSDIQGRFLFVRTRSSPELTDTYGDVCSQSRQAGEEDSVKSQGTATESSTNINSYHHKKENPEPYVVPSHSGQSVNDDPSSNRHATPHQSLDPDAGLNSAPNHQSESGLRNMTEELSPASRMQGMQQEQDIMNLMASSTINGFNGQVPMPLNVAAGHLPFQPVLASMGYAHRNFPGMVPANFPLIDQPFSNIQFPYGCIPPHLGHYFFGTGLNTKIDVSNDPVNENISSSELKRGDADYDYWQEQDTESTGGFDPDRGKVELLHTDDTPQSISPSVNLIPPFQSRDPRSSTRGQQMYSREKHGSKPDDHLDNFQFEQKENEVYSDERTTSSRFSSAAHSSSLRSKTSSESSWEEPSTKFSKSTREKGGNKIVAESSTVYGTGNIMSERASDQPDDDQDWNRQTNTRKEIAEISSGMNSVPSLHMVRHHIPDYESAQTSGSEAMIPMPPMIFASRQRTMDNSGTVPFAFYPAGPPVPFFTMIPYPVYSVPPDAGASANLTIKYGGEEGLENSDPAQKFDSPGDEHSQNPANVESLRKAANSETSLEHISDILNSDFASHWQNLQYGRFCQNPQSLGPPTYPSPVMVPPMYLQGRFPWDAPGRPLSGNVNGVSPLMNYGPRLVPVAPIQPVPGRPPNVYQQYGDDLPKYRSSGTGTYLPNPKVSARDRHTSGTRRGNYSYDRSENNGDREGNWNHNYKSRGTGRNHHRNQTERSNSRTYRPAVSESRPDRSWNSYRNDTYSSHQAQNGALHSNSSQAGLPNVTYGMYPVPSVNQNPLSSNGPNTPALVMMYPYDHNPNYSPTAEQLDLGSSSQVGFPVTNEKYLSEGSKEKEAFDEHRLHGRSAHHSSPDQPSSPHHYRVIG, encoded by the exons ATGGGTGAAATTGAGGAATGGGCACAGCCAAGTGGCATGTTCCCGAATGGGATGTTGCCTGATGCAGGTCCATTGATTAATGTGCTTCAGTCTGATAGATGGTTAAAGGCGGAGGAGAGAACTGCAGAGCTTATTTCTCGCATCCAGCCTAATCGGCCATCTGAAGAACGGAGAAATGCTGTTGTGGATTATGTGCAACGACTAATAACAAAGTGTTTTCCATGCCAG GTCAAGATTATTAAGTGCCTCGTGGAGAACATTGTGGTAGATATATCCTTTAACCAGGTTGGCGGATTATGCACCCTTTGCTTCCTGGAGGAG GTTGATCATTTGATAAATCAGAATCATCTATTCAAACGCAGTATTATACTAATTAAAGCATGGTGCTACTATGAGAGCCGAATACTTGGTGCTCATCATGGGCTTATATCAACATATGCCTTGGAAACCTTGGTTCTTTATATATTTCATGTTTTTAATAATTCCTTCGCCGGACCACTCGAG GTTCTTTATCGATTTCTGGAATTCTTTAGCAACTTCGACTGGGATAATTTTTGTGTCAGCTTATGGGGTCCTGTATCCATTGGTTCACTTCCAGATGTGACCG CCGAAACTCCCAGAAAAGATGGCGGTGAATTGCTACTGAGCAAATTATTTCTTGAAGCATGTAGCTCTGTCTATGCTGTTTTCCCTGGTGGCCAGGAAAACCAGGGACAGCCTTTTTCTTCAAAGCACTTTAATGTGATTGATCCTTTACGTGTAAACAACAATCTTGGGCGTAGTGTTAGTAAAG GTAATTTTTATAGGATACGCAGTGCATTTGCTCATGGGGCTAAAAAACTGGCAAGATTGCTCGACTGCTCTAATGAAAGCATACTTttagaactcaaccaatttttTATGAATACATGGGAGAGATATGGCAGCGGTAATAGGCCTGATGCACCAGAGGTCAATACTTTGAGTTTGAGGTCGTCAACCCAAGGTAATGTGCCTATATCTGTCAATTCCAAGGATGTTTTAAGCAGCAAAGAAGTGAAGAGTAATTCTTCTATTCGGGATTCCAAGGTTGAGAGAACTAGTCTGCATGGTGTTTCGTTTCAACGCGGTAATCATTCCTCAGATAGCATGTCTGGGATCAGTAATGTTTCTGCAACTTCTCTTAATGAAAATCAAAAGCGTCAAGAGAACTTGAATAGCAAAAGAATATCAGGTCAGATCATTCGGCAAATTAGTTCAAACCAGGCTACGGGTACTGATAAGGATCAAAGAAATTTGCAATCTCAACGTATTTTAAGTGATATTCAGGGGAGGTTTCTTTTTGTGAGAACACGCTCAAGTCCTGAGCTTACTGACACTTATGGTGATGTTTGTTCTCAAAGCAGGCAGGCAGGAGAAGAAGATAGTGTAAAGTCCCAGGGTACCGCTACTGAGTCAAGCACTAACATTAATAGTTATCATCATAAAAAGGAAAACCCTGAACCTTATGTTGTACCAAGCCATAGTGGCCAATCTGTAAATGATGACCCTTCATCTAATAGACATGCTACACCTCACCAGAGCCTTGATCCTGATGCTGGTTTAAACAGTGCTCCAAATCATCAGTCTGAATCAGGCTTAAGAAACATGACTGAAGAACTTTCTCCTGCATCCAGGATGCAAGGGATGCAACAAGAACAAGATATAATGAACTTGATGGCCTCTTCTACCATTAATGGTTTCAATGGCCAGGTTCCTATGCCACTGAATGTAGCTGCAGGTCACCTACCTTTTCAGCCTGTTCTAGCTTCAATGGGGTATGCTCACAGAAATTTTCCTGGAATGGTGCCTGCCAATTTTCCCTTAATAGATCAACCGTTTTCAAATATACAGTTTCCTTATGGCTGTATTCCTCCACATTTAGGCCACTACTTCTTTGGCACAGGATTAAACACGAAAATAGATGTTTCCAATGATCCAGTTAATGAGAATATTAGTTCTTCAGAATTGAAGCGAGGAGATGCTGATTATGATTACTGGCAGGAGCAGGACACAGAGTCCACCGGAGGCTTTGACCCAGATAGAGGAAAAGTTGAATTGCTTCATACTGATGATACACCACAGTCAATCTCGCCAAGTGTTAATCTAATTCCTCCATTTCAGTCAAGAGATCCCAGAAGTTCAACTAGAGGTCAACAGATGTATAGCAGGGAAAAACATGGGTCAAAGCCTGATGATCATCTAGATAATTTCCAGTTTGAGCAAAAAGAAAACGAGGTATATTCTGATGAGAGAACAACAAGTTCAAGGTTTTCTTCTGCTGCTCACAGTAGTTCTTTAAGAAGTAAAACTTCTTCCGAGAGTTCCTGGGAAGAGCCATCTACAAAGTTCTCAAAGTCAACAAGAGAGAAGGGGGGAAATAAAATTGTTGCTGAATCATCTACTGTGTATGGAACGGGTAACATCATGTCAGAGCGTGCATCTGATCAGCCTGACGACGACCAAGATTGGAATCGCCAGACGAACACAAGAAAAGAAATTGCTGAAATAAGTTCAGGAATGAATTCAGTTCCTTCTTTGCATATGGTGAGGCATCACATACCTGACTATGAATCCGCTCAAACAAGTGGTTCAGAAGCAATGATTCCTATGCCTCCCATGATATTTGCTTCTCGCCAAAGAACAATGGATAACTCTGGGACTGTTCCCTTTGCATTTTATCCGGCTGGGCCTCCAGTGCCATTTTTTACAATGATCCCTTACCCTGTGTATAGTGTTCCGCCTGATGCTGGAGCTTCTGCCAATTTAACGATTAAGTATGGCGGGGAGGAAGGTCTCGAGAATAGCGATCCTGCTCAAAAATTTGATTCACCAGGAGATGAACATTCTCAGAATCCAGCTAACGTAGAATCCTTAAGAAAGGCTGCTAATTCTGAGACATCTCTTGAACACATTTCTGACATTCTTAACAGTGACTTTGCCAGCCATTGGCAAAATTTGCAATATGGACggttttgccaaaacccccagtCCCTCGGTCCTCCAACTTATCCTTCACCTGTCATGGTGCCACCTATGTATCTACAGGGTCGTTTTCCATGGGACGCACCTGGACGACCCCTTTCAGGCAATGTGAATGGAGTCTCTCCACTTATGAATTATGGTCCTCGTCTTGTTCCTGTCGCTCCTATTCAGCCTGTTCCTGGGAGACCACCTAATGTATATCAACAGTACGGTGATGATCTGCCAAAATATCGTAGTAGTGGGACCGGAACTTATTTGCCAAATCCT AAGGTTTCTGCAAGGGACCGACATACTTCAGGCACCAGAAGGGGTAACTACAGCTATGACAGAAGTGAAAACAATGGAGACAGAGAAGGAAACTGGAATCATAATTACAAATCAAGAGGCACAGGCCGGAACCACCATCGCAACCAAACTGAGAGATCAAACTCAAGAACTTACAGACCAGCTGTCAGTGAGAGCCGACCTGATAGATCATGGAATTCTTACAGAAATGACACATATTCTTCGCACCAGGCGCAAAACGGTGCATTGCACTCTAACTCCTCTCAGGCTGGTCTTCCAAATGTGACATATGGGATGTATCCTGTACCATCTGTGAACCAAAACCCCTTGTCATCTAATGGGCCAAATACTCCAGCGCTTGTAATGATGTATCCATATGATCATAATCCTAACTATAGTCCAACCGCTGAACAGCTAGATTTGGGATCATCAAGTCAGGTGGGTTTCCCAGTTAcgaatgaaaaatatttgagTGAAGGAAGTAAGGAAAAGGAAGCATTTGACGAACATAGGTTACATGGGAGATCTGCACACCACTCATCCCCAGATCAACCTTCCTCCCCCCATCATTATAG AGTTATAGGTTGA